In Alphaproteobacteria bacterium, one DNA window encodes the following:
- a CDS encoding methylated-DNA--[protein]-cysteine S-methyltransferase, translating to MMVARTQRPPPHRLTLAWTSCPVGGALTAWTDEGRLARLDLVSQVQAKARARQWRGAWSATEWVEGVVPAAHHSALETGAYQAIPLLLCGTQFQTQIWRLLLKIPHGQTVSYGEIARRLGRPQAARAVGQAVGRNPIALIVPCHRVIAGHGGIGGYAGGLPMKRRLLASEGVTIDET from the coding sequence ATGATGGTCGCTCGAACACAACGCCCTCCGCCGCATCGCTTGACGTTGGCTTGGACATCTTGCCCCGTGGGCGGCGCACTGACGGCATGGACGGATGAGGGCCGGCTGGCGCGGCTGGATTTGGTGTCGCAGGTGCAGGCTAAGGCACGGGCGCGGCAGTGGCGGGGTGCATGGTCCGCGACCGAATGGGTCGAAGGCGTTGTGCCTGCCGCCCATCATTCGGCCCTGGAGACCGGCGCATATCAGGCAATCCCCCTGCTGTTATGCGGCACACAGTTTCAGACGCAGATATGGCGCTTATTGTTGAAGATTCCCCACGGGCAGACCGTCTCTTATGGCGAGATCGCGCGGCGGTTGGGGCGGCCCCAGGCGGCGCGCGCCGTGGGCCAGGCGGTGGGTCGCAACCCGATTGCCTTAATCGTGCCCTGTCACCGGGTCATCGCGGGGCATGGCGGCATTGGCGGCTATGCCGGGGGCCTGCCCATGAAACGCCGCTTGCTGGCGTCCGAAGGCGTCACGATCGACGAAACTTGA